In Aspergillus nidulans FGSC A4 chromosome II, the genomic stretch GCGGATTGGCAGCATGACTTCTCAAAGATTTGCACCTTTACAGAGCCGCAAGCTGCAAACTGCTTATCATTCATCTCCAATCGAAATCATGCCGAAAACCAGTGATCCTGATTAATAGCAACGAGACactcttcattctctttcttcgcaATATTGTGCGAGAGCAGAGTCGCCGCGGTCCACACTTCTGGCAAAAAGTCTCCCTATATTCCAGCCGTTGACAGGAGCTTTCTAACATGGTAGCGCTTGACTGGCACGCCATTTCCCACTTTCACTTCTGGTCCAACCAGGGATTCCCAGTGATCTTTTGGGACATGAGTGTCCATGTGAAAGGTGTTGATACTAGTGTCTGCAATTTTCTGCGCTCCTCATTGTCAATAACACCACTAGGTTAGAGCGCTACGTGAAGCTTCTTGTTGGAAACCATTGATTGGATGGCCAGGTGCTGCTATGCTTCTATGCTTGCCGGACACTTATAATAGAAACAACGATTTTCAAGCTCTAAATACCGATGTATAGAGCAATTCAAAAAACACGTGCTGACTCGAAATGAAACCTGCACGCTATTTCAGACCCTACAGAAACCTACTTAGCCAGTATCTATGAACCGATTGCTCTTATACCCCACCAAGCTGGAGTCCTAACTTATGCCTCATGGACGCTGGCTTACTATGCTGTTTGACTCACTATATGCTGGTCAGATTATAGGCCCAGCGTTGTGTATTGGAAATGGTGAAACTGGATTCTCCAGTTCTGAGGGTTCTGCAGTCGAGTTCTGGGTAGGAATGTACGGTAATGGAGGCGAGTCACGAATCCTACTagagttggagctgttagCACACGAGGGTCAAGTCGAATTGTGAGCAGAGGGCTCTCTAAGCTCTGTTAATAGCAACATGCATGATAGGCTGGGCACCTACTAGATTCCCTAGCTATCAGCGCCCCCCACTCAGAACTACCTCGGGACGGCTTATGCCCTTCTAAAGTGGTAAAATACATATACTGTGAAGTGCGAATTTACTATGATCCTCTAGTGGCAGTTTAGATTCAGCAGTTTGCTGTGCAGTTACTCTGCCGACTCATGATATTCATCCTTTCATCCTTGATTATTTCGTTTCCGCGAAGGCTTGTACTTAATATATTGCCGTCACAAAGTGATTGATTACCGAGTATAAGGTAACTATCGTTGCTCTGTTTTTAGAGCGTAGTGCCTAAAGCGTAGTGTCTAGAAATTAGAACAGCTAATCAGACGGCAGCTATTTCGATAACTGGATTCCCCGCAACGGATTGCTCGCCGGGGCCTCGCCGCACCTCCGATGTGGAGGGGCTCGTTCGATGCCGATCCCACACATTGATTGGGCTCCATGACCTTCTCTGAGTAAGATCTCGAATTGGTCGAGTCAaattcccttctttcttcttgctttATAACGGAGTCTATGTCTGCTGAGCCGATTGGATTGTAGCAACAGATTCTCAACCTTTCAGCTTCCAATCACCCCGCAATGGATTCCACGAAACCTACAGACAACCCTTCGCTCCAGGATCCCAAATACATCGAGTTTCCTGCCCTTCCGAGCGATGCAAAGCATGCAGATGGTACCCTTGCACTGAATCGGCACTCAACACATATAACCCGTGGTCATGATTTCCCTGGTGCAAAGGTTTGTCTAGGATACCGAGCCTGCGGGTTTCATGGACTAACTGGCATGCATTCTTAGGCCATGCTTTATGCTGCCGGCGTCCCGGATAAGGAGTCTATGGCGAAGAGTCCCCATGTTGGAATCGCAGgttcaacctcctcaacccatTTCGCAGACTTTCCGCTAACTGATAAGGTGTTTGGTGGGAGGGAAACCCATGCAATATGCACCTCCTGGACCTTGCTACGACCGCTAAGAAAGCCGTGATTGACCGGGGTATGCTTGGATGGCAATACAATACCATTGGAGTTTCAGACGCAATCTCTATGGGTAGTGAAGGTACGCTCTTAGACTGGCATATCCAAACCGGTACCGCGTTGTGGAAGTGGAGGCTTATTATTGCGCAGGCATGAGATTCTCGCTTCAATCCCGTGAAATCATTGCCGATAGTGTCGAAACCGTTACGTGTGCGCAATATCACGATGCCTGTATCGCCATTCCGGGTTGTGATAAGAACATGCCCGGTGTTGTTATGGGTATGGCCAGACATAACCGACCGTCCCTGATGATATACGGTGGTACAATTCAGAAGGGTTACTCGCAGTCACTTCGGAAGAACATCAGCGTGTCTTCGTGCTTCGAAGCTGCGGGCGCATACGCATATGATACCCTGCGCCAGCCTGACGATGGAGGCGACACGAGCCTAACAAAGGACGAAATCATGGACGATCTGGAAAAGCACGCTTGTCCTAGCGCAGGTGCATGTGGAGGAATGTTTACCGCAAACACAATGGCCACCGCAATTGAATCCATGGGGTTGACTCTGCCGGGTTCATCGTCGACGCCTGCTTCGTCGCCGACCAAGATGCGAGAATGTGTCAAGGCAGCCGATGCTATTAAAACCTGCCTGGAGAAAAACATTCGTCCGCGTGACTTGCTCACCAAAAGGTCCTTTGAGAACGCTCTTGTTATGACTATGGCATTAGGAGGAAGCACCAATGGTGTGCTTCATTTCCTGGCTATGGCCAGAACCGCGGGCGTTGATCTCACCTTGGATGACGTCCAAAGAGTTAGCAACAAGATTCCATTCATTGCAGACCTTTCCCCAAGTGGAAAATACTTTATGGCCGACCTTTACGAAATCGGAGGCATTCCCTCCGTCCATAAGCTGTTGATTGCGGCTGGCCTCATCGACGGTGGTATTCCCACCGTAACCGGCAAGACTCTAGCTGAAAATGTGGCCTCatatccatctcttcccgaCGATCAGGTCATTATCCGTCCTTTGAACAACCCCATCAAGCCGACTGGTCATCTCCAGATCCTAAAGGGTAATCTTGCTCCAGGTGGCGCGGTGGCCAAGATTACCGGCAAAGAAGGAACCAAATTCACCGGAAAAGCGCGCGTTTTCGACAAGGAGTACCAGCTTAACGATGCCTTGACGCAGGGCAAGATCCCCCGCGGAGAAAACCTTGTGCTCATCGTTCGCTACGAAGGTCCAAAGGGAGGACCAGGTATGCCAGAACAGCTCAAAGCCAGTGCGGCGCTTATGGGTGCAAAACTGACCAACGTGGCATTGATTACGGATGGTCGGTACTCTGGGGCCTCGCATGGCTTTATCGTTGGGCATATTGTGCCAGAGGCAGCAGTGGGAGGCCCCATTGCCGTTGTTCGTGACGGGGACTCTGTCACTATCAACGCGGAGACCAACGAACTCAGCATGGATGTTtcggatgaggagattcaaCGGCGGTTGAAAGAATGGAAGCCACCGGCTCCTACTGTGACGCGCGGTGTGCTTGCGAAGTATGCCCGGCTGGTAGGGGATGCTTCGCACGGTGCCATGACAGATCTGTTTTGAAGCCAATCAATTCTACAAACTAGCCCCTGCGTTTTTCagaagaatatatatttgttcTCATCCGCGGCGTAGACATTTGAGCGGTCTCAACTCCCAGCCATAAGTTGTCCCATAGTTGAGCCGGATCTGAGCCGGTGTGGATAAACAGATGACGACATTACTTACAGCTCTATGTGTGGGCCTTGTTTTGGCTGTAAGTAAAGAATAATGCACCTTCGATCTATCACCATTTTCAAAGCTTTATGTTCGGAGTATAGCTTACTAGATCATATGATGACTAGAATACACTCCTTAGCCGGATACTCCGGCTCACCGACTGTCAGTCGATCATTTGGACAGGAACTGTTGATCGTCAAGCAGAAACAATCTGGTAACTATCCGTACGGGGC encodes the following:
- the ilv3B gene encoding putative mitochondrial dihydroxy acid dehydratase (transcript_id=CADANIAT00004623), yielding MDSTKPTDNPSLQDPKYIEFPALPSDAKHADGTLALNRHSTHITRGHDFPGAKAMLYAAGVPDKESMAKSPHVGIAGSTSSTHFADFPLTDKKAVIDRGMLGWQYNTIGVSDAISMGSEGMRFSLQSREIIADSVETVTCAQYHDACIAIPGCDKNMPGVVMGMARHNRPSLMIYGGTIQKGYSQSLRKNISVSSCFEAAGAYAYDTLRQPDDGGDTSLTKDEIMDDLEKHACPSAGACGGMFTANTMATAIESMGLTLPGSSSTPASSPTKMRECVKAADAIKTCLEKNIRPRDLLTKRSFENALVMTMALGGSTNGVLHFLAMARTAGVDLTLDDVQRVSNKIPFIADLSPSGKYFMADLYEIGGIPSVHKLLIAAGLIDGGIPTVTGKTLAENVASYPSLPDDQVIIRPLNNPIKPTGHLQILKGNLAPGGAVAKITGKEGTKFTGKARVFDKEYQLNDALTQGKIPRGENLVLIVRYEGPKGGPGMPEQLKASAALMGAKLTNVALITDGRYSGASHGFIVGHIVPEAAVGGPIAVVRDGDSVTINAETNELSMDVSDEEIQRRLKEWKPPAPTVTRGVLAKYARLVGDASHGAMTDLF
- a CDS encoding uncharacterized protein (transcript_id=CADANIAT00004622) — translated: MVALDWHAISHFHFWSNQGFPVIFWDMSVHVKGVDTSVCNFLRSSLSITPLGPALCIGNGETGFSSSEGSAVEFWVGMYGNGGESRILLELELLAHEGQVEFYQRPPLRTTSGRLMPF